The following is a genomic window from Prunus persica cultivar Lovell chromosome G7, Prunus_persica_NCBIv2, whole genome shotgun sequence.
CATTCTCCATGAACTCATACACAAGATAGAAATCCTCACAATGTTCACATGCACCGAAAAGGCTGATCAGATTGAAGTGGTTGATCTTTTTCAGTAATTTCACCTCCTCAGTTGCATCTTTGCTCATCTGTTTTATGGCTAGTACTTTTCCATCGAAAAACCCACGATAGACAGAGCCACCTAAGCAGTTCTTGTTGCTGAAATCCTCTGTAGCACCTTTCAATTCTTCGTATTCGAAGACTTTCAACCCAACATCAACTTCTTCAGCAATGGTAACAAAGAAACTTTCGTGCAAGacccatttcttttttccttctatattattttgagaaaccCTTTTCTGGTGATAAAGAAACACCCCAAAGATAGCCAAACAAAGAACTAGCACaagaattccaattccaatccaAACATATGCTTTCTTTGACCTTCTGTTTCCATGAATCGGAGTAACTGGAAGAGAAAGGCGTGGTGGTGGCCCTGGTGGGTATTGAATAATGGTTTGAGAGCTTGAAGGCTCCACTGACAGTGGAATTAGAATTGGTGTTAATGCATACACTAGAGGATCATCCTCTGTAAATCCATTCGCATAAGCTACACTCTTGGCACTTACATTAAATCTCTCACTAACTACAGGGACAGAGTCGCCCCAGCTGACCAAGTAAGTCAACAGAAATTTTGTACCATTGAAAGTTTGATTGCTTGTGGGACAAGCACATCTAAGTGGTACCTGTAACTCAAAACCAGGTTGCAAGCTTAATGCACTATAATTGTTTTCGTGCATGAGAGCATTACAAGTAGACATATTCTGATATGTATCTGTTGCTATCGTATAGTAGGTGTCACCAATACTGGGAATAAGATAAGAGGCTTTAGCCTCATAGTACTCACCCGAACAAGAACAGACTACAGGAACAATCACCTCTTTGCTTTGAGGCAGCACAAGTGTATGATCTGAGATGTTGTTGATTCGGGCAAGCTCAGAAGGGTCTGAAGCGGTAAGGTTTGATATGGCAGAGACTGAATTGTAAGGGGGTTGAGATTGAAAAATCAAGAAAGCCTTGCAGGATTTCTTTTCACCATTGCAGGTGTAAAGAAAAGTTGGGAGTGATCCTCTGTCATCACTGTCAGCACAATCAAGAGCTGAGTTTTCTGCATAACTTTGTTGAGCTTTGAGTTTTGGAGTGATTAACAGCAAAAGTAAGAACCTGAGTATAGAGCAATCCATGATCAAGTTTCTTTCTGTGAGAGAACTTTTGGCAGAGGAGAAACTTCAAGTCTTGAAGATGCGAAGAAGTCTTTGGCAATATAATTTCTGCAACATCAGCATTACCGCGTACATATTGTTTTGAATAATAGGTTTTTGTAGTTATGTTGACTAACTAGGCTTATCAGGTGGGAATTTTCCCAGAAAAACCAACCCAGGTTGGGGCCCAAGTTTAACttatgtttgatttttatcttattttaagAAGCAATACTTCATTTACTAAGGGAGTTTAGGGTAGGACTATAGGGGGAATCAATGCTTTGCATCACTCTTGACTTGGCCAACtctatttgattgaaaaaaaacccCTTCTAGAAATAATTCTCCAATAAGAGAAATGAATGCCATAGACctggttattttatttaaaaaaatctatgGTAAGGTCTTTAACTTAAGCTTCAAGGTATAACCAATTCCATAATTCATATAGTCTGCAAGAAACTgatcatttttcttcataaaaaaGTTCCTGTCACTCCTTCCTTCATCTCTTCTAGAATATTTACCCCAGGTTTTGTCTTTATATGATTACTTCTGCATACCCATAAGCCATGATCAACTTCTTACGcctcaataattaattattttgttattaataGATCATTCTGCACATAGGACATTGTTTAATGGACTATAACCAGATGTATAATGCAACAAATTAccttatttctttagaataaTGAGGAACAAGAAGTATCGGACGAATCTTAACTGCCGTATTtctaaaagaacaaaactagCAGTAAATTACAATACTAAACTAAGTAGTTGATTGAGACCCTGTGCCAGTTCCTCTACCATCAAGAAATCCCTCTGTACCTTGGTAGCCTGAGATGTTGCTTGACAATTCCCAACTGAGTGAATTGCTCATAGTTCTTGAGAGAAACTGTACCATCTCCTCCATTGCCGGGCGAGCAGCTGGGTTTTTATTTAAGCAACTATGGACCAATCTGATCACAAAAAGAGCAAGTTCCGGAGGATAACTCTCTTGCATAGAAGGATCGATGAAGTGCCTCAAACTCTCCGGTCCATCTTCGTCGTTCAGAACAGAGTTTAATACATCAGACAATTGTCTATTTTCCTCATAAAGCACAGCAACCTCTTTTCCAGTGAGTATTTCTAGCATGAGAGCCCCAAATGCATAGACATCAAGCTTTGTGGAGATCAAACCATTCTCCAAGTACTCAGGAGCCATGTATCCTATTGTTCCAACAATGTGATTTGTCAAAGGAACCTCACCTTCCGGCGCTTCGGTTGACCTTGCTAGACCTAGGTTTGCAATCTTGCCCCTGAAGTCACTGTCAAGAAGAATGTTACTGCTCTTTATATCCTTGTGGACATGGGGAGGAGTGGTGAAGCTGTGGAGATAATTAAGCCCTGAGGCCACATCCAACAGAATCTGTATTCTTTGTGTCCAATTCAGAAATTTCCCATCATTGTTGCTGTAATAGATCCAATCACTCAAGGGTCCATTGACAGCATACTCATATATAAGATACCAATGTCCATCATGAAAGCAAACTCCTGACAGGCAAATGAGATTAGAATGGCTGGTTTTGTTTAGTAAATTTATCTCTGTGGACACATCTCCATTCATTTTCTTGATGGCTGCCAAATCCCCATTGATGTTTCCACGATACACAGACCCCTTAATCAAATAAGTGGAGCTAAAGTCATCTGTTGCGCGTTGCAGTTCCTCAAATTTGTAAACTTTGAGGGATTGAGCTATGCCAGATAGAGCCTCTAAGAAGTCCTGAGAtccttcttcctcctttttCTCTAGTGGTTTCTCAAGTGCCTCAAACCTCTCCGAGAcaataattgaattgaaaccCTTCGTACCTCTGCTTCTGCGAAAGAATGTGCAGAAGATAATGATGCCTATGACCAACACAAAAGCACCTCCTCCAAGAGCCCCAACAAAGGCATAAACCCATTTTTTCGTTGAGTTATTAGAGGAAGTTGAAGGTGGCGCCGgaggtgatggtgatgatgagggTGGCTCTATGGTCTGAGAACTAGATGGAGGGTTTTGCAAAGGAACTAAAAGTGTGGTGAAGGGATAAATGGTAGAGGCTTGCTCAGAAAGCCCATTAGCTTCAAGAGTTCTTCCGGTATCCGAATCAAATGTAGCACTAATCTTTGAAACATAATCCCCTTGAGCGATTATGTAAGTCAAAAGATACTTGGTCCCCACATCAGTTTGGTTCTTTGTGGGACAAGCACATCTAAGAGGAACACTAAGTCTAGTACCAGAATACAACTCTTTTGTAGTGAGATTAGTATTCTGGTTCATCATAGCTTGACATGTTGAGAGGCCTTGCAAAGTGTTATTTGCAATCACAAAATATGTATCACCATGCACAACTACATGAGATGTGTTTAGCTGATAGAAATCACCTGAGCAGGAGCATGTGATTGGAACAATCACCAACTTGTTCGTTTCAAACGTTGCAGTCTCGGAAACCGAATTCATCTCCGCAATCTGAGACGGGTCAGAAGCCAACATAGCAGAGATTGCAGAAACACTGTTGTAAGGAGGCTGGGATCTGAAGGTGAGGTAAGTTTGGCAACTTTTGTTCACTCCATTGCAGCTGTACCCAAGAACAGATTTTGAGTAAGTGTTTGTGTTGTAACAATCTGTAAACGCCTTGCCCTCATAAGGCTGCTGAGCAACAATCAAAGAACAGCAACTGAAAGTGGTGAGAATGATGGCAGAtaagatgagagagaggaaaCTCATTTTACTTGGAATTGAAAGGTGTGCTctggcaagaaaaaaaaggttgagACTTTAGTTGGAATATATTCCAATGTTTTTGTGGGGCCCTTGAAACGGACGTTTCTACCATGAAATTTCCTGgtaattatttttgtgttgaaTTATTGGCACTAACTTATACCAAGCAGGGTGGATTGAAGAAGATTGTCTAGttgattttttcttaataGTTGTCTTGGTTGACCAGCCTCCCCATTATCAGGGTTCAACTTGTATAAACAAAACATGATATCTATAGCAGAATGAATATATGATCTGTAAGCGGAGTTTATCTTCAAttaataaaaagatttttctaTTCTTACTGACGAGGTTGGGTTTGTATTATAATACTAATCTTCGACACGTATCGGTATTGATTAAGAGATCCTTAAGTCATCTGCAAAAGGTTTGGTCTTGAAGTTGAACCAGTAAGATCAGTTTCGCAATTTTATAAACCTCAAGTTTACAGTCATGTCTTTAAGACTGCATTACCCtgtcaaataagcttattatATTGTAGGCTAGATAAACAATTCGAGTAGTCCCGTTGAGGAGAAGAAGTTGCATGTAACGGAGTGTAtacctttttttctctctatcACTCTCCTCATGTGATAAGCCAGAAGAGGAGATAGAGAGATTGGGGTACACACCTTGGTATAGGCAAGTTTTTCTCTACCGTGAAGTTTGAAATCAGAAGTTTTTCAACTAGTGTTGCTTTCGTTAGTCATTTTCCACGCCAAATATGTCAACTAATGGTGCTTGAAGGCTGCTTTAAGTCTCTGACCTACATAAGTTCCAATTACTCACTAGTCCCCCCTATTTCTAATCTGAAAAATCTGATGCAGAAAGACCCGCAATTCTAACATCCTTTTCACTGAGATTAGTGATAAAATTTTATGAGGctcattaatatatttaagTTACCAGAGAGACATTAAGAACACCTTTGATTAGCATCGGAGTTCTTGCCCTGTGTCTCAAGAATGCTGCAGCTTATGGCCATTCAATCCAGTTCACCCAACTCCTAggacaaaatcaaaaatataGAAACTAAAAATCTTGGTTAATATAGGTGGAATATTCATTAACATCTCTGAGTCCATCACTGGCCAAGAATAATCTGGAATCACATTTCCTGATCTAGAAGGCAtgttttctccattttctacCAAGTTTCTGAGCATAGATACAATAttgtaaagaagaagagaaatgcAATACAGAAACAATAAGCAAAGCAAGGAAAATTACAGCGACAGTTACTAAAACCTCCAATTCCTCGAATCTCTGTTACGACGAGCAAAACTCCAATCATTAGACAAAAGATGCAGCCCACGATGCTATCGCGCAGTCCGTTTGCCACCAAAGTAGGTGGGACGACAAATAGGAGAAACCGAGAAACTGCACACGTACATAATCATCAGAAACCGAAATCTAAAATAGCAACACAATCTGTAGACATAAGCGAGACTCAAGaggatataaaaaaaagacctgGAAAAGTTCGAGGAAAGATGAGGTTTGCAGCAACAGCAAGAAAGGAAACCCAACAACCAAATTGTCCCCTGCATACTTAGATGTGTAAGTTTAGTGGACATGCGGGCGtaatatatgaaattaaaatggAATTGGCAAGAACCAcctcaaaattttgaataacacCGTCGGGAAGCTCGTAAATAAGAACAGTACAAGAAGGCTACTTTGCATGGCTGATCTCCGCCCTACTCGGTTCAAGATTAACAAAATTCTGTACACAATGTAGGATACGGCAAAAAAACCACAGTAAGAGACAGGTTGAAAACAGAGCACCAACACGTGAATAGTGAGAACCAATTCGAATGTAATATATCTAAAGGCTCCTGAAGACAAAAGAAGTATGTGGTTCTGCAGTTAGCTACATATGTCACCGAGAAGAGgtaatcttcatcttcattgaGAGAATATCAAACAACCTAACATACTCATAAACAAAGCCAAAAATATATGCAATGCCCCAGTAGCATTCACATACAACATAATTATATCCTAGCAGTCTTACCCCAGAGATCTGGACTTTTGAAATTTGTATAGTGAAACACAGAACAGATTaatagacaaaaaaaaaaagaacacaaaacaCGGATTGCTGTTCCACAAGTGCTAAAACATCCTCCACAGACCAATCATATCATACTCATAATCATTGATGACAAAACAACAGTGACAACCATGGACATTAGACGAAAACCAAAGCAGTCGTGGTTCAGGGATCATTCACAAGagattaataataaatttaattgaaatataatAGGAAGAAAGGAAATGACTTTGCTTTAGTCATCATTAAGAATTTCACGGCTTGCCAAGATAAATTAATTGAGTTTAAAATGGGGGTTCTCTCATATTTTAATGTTAAACCAATACAGAATAcaaaatcaatatatatattttttttaatgcagaTGTAGCCATTCTTTCCACCACCATATGCATCCAATCCAAGTAAACCAAcctaaaccaaaaataaaataagaaagaaggaaaaaaaaacaggtgaAATTGAATAGTGAAGTGACTAACAAGGCAAAGATGGTTCCACCCCATTGAAAGGTGGCACGAGCCCTGCTGGCGCTTGATcctgcttctgcttctgcttctgcttcatATGCAACAGTCGCAGCCACCAATTCAGCAAAACCCATCTTCTCCAAATTCCCAGCCTTCAATTCTTTTTCGCCATTATTTCTTCATGGTTTCTTTCTCCACCTCAAGACTACGACTGGGAAGTGGGGGCTGGAATGGAAggttggaatttttttaagtttttgagTAGCCCCCCCATGTGTGTTTCCACCTAACGATAGCTGCACGTGCAGGGCACGCCTTGGGGGGCCATGTTTTCGTCTTTGCTTCCTCGTACAGTTGTGCGTAAAGCGAAAGCAGAGCTTTGATTCCCTTTCAAATGGGCCCTCCCTAACAATAATGGGTTTTCACTATTTGAGCCTCGTGTTTCATAGCTGGCCCTCATTTTTGAAGCCTCTTAATTCGGTACATTATTTTTCTAGTG
Proteins encoded in this region:
- the LOC18771243 gene encoding lysM domain receptor-like kinase 4, which translates into the protein MDCSILRFLLLLLITPKLKAQQSYAENSALDCADSDDRGSLPTFLYTCNGEKKSCKAFLIFQSQPPYNSVSAISNLTASDPSELARINNISDHTLVLPQSKEVIVPVVCSCSGEYYEAKASYLIPSIGDTYYTIATDTYQNMSTCNALMHENNYSALSLQPGFELQVPLRCACPTSNQTFNGTKFLLTYLVSWGDSVPVVSERFNVSAKSVAYANGFTEDDPLVYALTPILIPLSVEPSSSQTIIQYPPGPPPRLSLPVTPIHGNRRSKKAYVWIGIGILVLVLCLAIFGVFLYHQKRVSQNNIEGKKKWVLHESFFVTIAEEVDVGLKVFEYEELKGATEDFSNKNCLGGSVYRGFFDGKVLAIKQMSKDATEEVKLLKKINHFNLISLFGACEHCEDFYLVYEFMENGSLRDWLKKESCPEVPSWNHRVQIALDIADGLHYLHNFIYPAYVHRGISSTNVLLNEDLRAKIANFSLARSAEKEANRNSSTRYAQISQGYLAPEYIEHGLVTPAIDVYAFGVVLLELVTGKEAVFLQDGVEVLLSEAVCTTMGGGNAEAIFTLMGGGNAEAHPDRLIDRNLNAEHCMEFAVRMIKLSLACLAEEPESRPRIHQVLSSLIKIQLDTEKAKYFCKTRV
- the LOC18769286 gene encoding lysM domain receptor-like kinase 4 isoform X1 gives rise to the protein MSFLSLILSAIILTTFSCCSLIVAQQPYEGKAFTDCYNTNTYSKSVLGYSCNGVNKSCQTYLTFRSQPPYNSVSAISAMLASDPSQIAEMNSVSETATFETNKLVIVPITCSCSGDFYQLNTSHVVVHGDTYFVIANNTLQGLSTCQAMMNQNTNLTTKELYSGTRLSVPLRCACPTKNQTDVGTKYLLTYIIAQGDYVSKISATFDSDTGRTLEANGLSEQASTIYPFTTLLVPLQNPPSSSQTIEPPSSSPSPPAPPSTSSNNSTKKWVYAFVGALGGGAFVLVIGIIIFCTFFRRSRGTKGFNSIIVSERFEALEKPLEKKEEEGSQDFLEALSGIAQSLKVYKFEELQRATDDFSSTYLIKGSVYRGNINGDLAAIKKMNGDVSTEINLLNKTSHSNLICLSGVCFHDGHWYLIYEYAVNGPLSDWIYYSNNDGKFLNWTQRIQILLDVASGLNYLHSFTTPPHVHKDIKSSNILLDSDFRGKIANLGLARSTEAPEGEVPLTNHIVGTIGYMAPEYLENGLISTKLDVYAFGALMLEILTGKEVAVLYEENRQLSDVLNSVLNDEDGPESLRHFIDPSMQESYPPELALFVIRLVHSCLNKNPAARPAMEEMVQFLSRTMSNSLSWELSSNISGYQGTEGFLDGRGTGTGSQSTT
- the LOC18769286 gene encoding lysM domain receptor-like kinase 4 isoform X2, which gives rise to MAISCSILETQGKNSDANQSCNGVNKSCQTYLTFRSQPPYNSVSAISAMLASDPSQIAEMNSVSETATFETNKLVIVPITCSCSGDFYQLNTSHVVVHGDTYFVIANNTLQGLSTCQAMMNQNTNLTTKELYSGTRLSVPLRCACPTKNQTDVGTKYLLTYIIAQGDYVSKISATFDSDTGRTLEANGLSEQASTIYPFTTLLVPLQNPPSSSQTIEPPSSSPSPPAPPSTSSNNSTKKWVYAFVGALGGGAFVLVIGIIIFCTFFRRSRGTKGFNSIIVSERFEALEKPLEKKEEEGSQDFLEALSGIAQSLKVYKFEELQRATDDFSSTYLIKGSVYRGNINGDLAAIKKMNGDVSTEINLLNKTSHSNLICLSGVCFHDGHWYLIYEYAVNGPLSDWIYYSNNDGKFLNWTQRIQILLDVASGLNYLHSFTTPPHVHKDIKSSNILLDSDFRGKIANLGLARSTEAPEGEVPLTNHIVGTIGYMAPEYLENGLISTKLDVYAFGALMLEILTGKEVAVLYEENRQLSDVLNSVLNDEDGPESLRHFIDPSMQESYPPELALFVIRLVHSCLNKNPAARPAMEEMVQFLSRTMSNSLSWELSSNISGYQGTEGFLDGRGTGTGSQSTT